The following coding sequences lie in one Kitasatospora azatica KCTC 9699 genomic window:
- the fabG gene encoding 3-oxoacyl-[acyl-carrier-protein] reductase: MSRSVLVTGGNRGIGLAIAQAFAEAGDKVAITSRSGEVPEALAKYEVLAVRCDINDAAQVDAAFTEIEAKHGAVEVLVANAGITKDVLMLRMTEEDFTSVLDTNLTGTFRVVKRASAKMLRARKGRLVLVSSVVGLTGSPGQANYAASKAGLVGFARSLAREYGPRNITVNVVAPGFVDTDMTAVLSDERRAEIVSGVPLGRYAAPAEVASTVRFLASDEAAYITGAVIPVDGGLGMGH, translated from the coding sequence CACCGGAGGTAACCGGGGCATCGGCCTCGCCATCGCCCAGGCCTTCGCCGAGGCGGGCGACAAGGTCGCCATCACCAGCCGCTCCGGGGAGGTGCCGGAGGCGCTGGCCAAGTACGAGGTGCTCGCGGTGCGCTGCGACATCAACGACGCCGCGCAGGTGGACGCCGCCTTCACGGAGATCGAGGCCAAGCACGGCGCCGTCGAGGTGCTGGTCGCCAACGCTGGCATCACCAAGGACGTCCTGATGCTGCGGATGACCGAGGAGGACTTCACCTCGGTCCTGGACACCAACCTGACGGGCACCTTCCGGGTGGTCAAGCGGGCCTCGGCGAAGATGCTGCGGGCGCGCAAGGGCCGCCTGGTGCTGGTCTCCTCGGTGGTCGGTCTGACCGGCTCGCCGGGCCAGGCCAACTACGCCGCCTCCAAGGCCGGTCTGGTCGGCTTCGCCCGGTCGCTGGCCCGCGAGTACGGCCCGCGCAACATCACCGTCAATGTGGTCGCCCCCGGCTTCGTGGACACCGACATGACCGCGGTGCTCAGCGACGAGCGCCGCGCCGAGATCGTCTCGGGGGTGCCGCTGGGCCGCTATGCCGCGCCTGCCGAGGTCGCCTCCACCGTGCGGTTCCTCGCCTCCGACGAGGCCGCGTACATCACCGGAGCCGTCATTCCCGTCGACGGCGGATTGGGCATGGGTCACTGA